A genomic segment from Fusarium keratoplasticum isolate Fu6.1 chromosome 10, whole genome shotgun sequence encodes:
- a CDS encoding C2 domain-containing protein, with protein MSDFQGLGAKFEEPDAQGFQSSVTGSTSSPSPFVQASDASSHTSLSLTSNVCLPAPTTHDTTRSHHHMDHLERFVEDLQSSAKRAFPNSAYSRYKGVEVLLIRWEEDELEVEWELNELHKIFRDLYGFSTEQFLIPSQNSHRKLNLKALRFVEEHENEDTLLIVYYGGHGVINKARQSTWSCKRDKTYATVEWSAIQTLFEMAKCDVLLLLDCCAGASAAPLTERPTNIKETIAACGFETWTPRPGAQSFTHTLIEVMKEWASQLPFSAAMLHSEILTRLKHAPPHRSSQGALVESKKTPAYIVSTPDPHTASITLGRMFEEESYSLSSSQAVPGSIPGNLSEKVQSDSYVSSEDRIQALMAVDDKGQRAAPHVLLTVALEEDQVLDAASCARWLKQFPLLAKYVSVEGVYRSYSTLLLLSVPVVLWDLLPDHPATQFVGYVKSRNLVPREVMQDRAATPIPITKHSARDQAVDPFDCVSPLKSTSGLSSLDSGYDSSIPRPATLAALRRTRQTTDGMVGSLASQVLAGSRRNKLSSTELLGPDRPTSVPANTSSGLQQGLMSASRGPKRLIVSVREADFDDDKLGVTCVLCYGHNVQRSQLVRRATPKPIWNEEFRFEVHNSPMFYHMRLSVWGDQMLELIGELHIDLCELVLKGRLPDLDEWQSLWRDGKKTGSIRIRLQYLDVNEDEERQAAETKATAAQRQQQRQWLERQQSDDGQARVHQMDFQVW; from the exons ATGTCGGATTTCCAGGGGCTCGGTGCGAAGTTCGAAGAGCCAGATGCTCAGGGCTTCCAGAGCTCTGTGACTGGTAgcacttcaagcccaagtccaTTTGTG CAGGCTTCCGATGCATCCTCGCACACTTCGCTATCCCTCACTTCCAACGTCTGTCTTCCCGCTCCCACGACTCACGATACTACAAGGTCGCACCATCACATGGACCACCTCGAACGCTTTGTTGAAGATCTCCAATCG TCCGCGAAGAGGGCGTTTCCCAACTCTGCCTATTCTCGATACAAGGGGGTCGAGGTGCTGTTGATTCGatgggaggaagacgaaCTCGAAGTGGAATGGGAACTCAACGAGTTACACAAGATCTTCCGTGACCTGTATGGGTTTTCGACTGAGCAGTTTCTCATTCCAAGTCAAAACTCCCACCGGAAACTCAACCTCAAAGCTTTGAGGTTCGTCGAAGAGCACGAGAACGAGGACACTCTTTTGATCGTATACTATGGTGGACATGGAGTCATCAACAAAGCTAGACAGTCGACCTGGTCTTG CAAACGGGACAAGACTTATGCAACGGTAGAATGGTCTGCCATCCAGACCTTGTTCGAAATGGCAAAGTGCGAcgtcctcctgctcctcgacTGCTGTGCTGGTGCCAGTGCGGCTCCGCTTACTGAGCGGCCGACCAACATCAAAGAAACAATCGCAGCCTGTGGGTTCGAAACATGGACACCACGCCCCGGGGCGCAGTCGTTCACTCATACATTGATCGAAGTGATGAAGGAGTGGGCCTCGCAGCTCCCTTTCTCCGCCGCCATGCTGCATAGTGAGATCCTGACTCGACTCAAGCATGCGCCGCCTCACCGGTCATCTCAGGGAGCATTGGTTGAGTCGAAGAAAACACCAGCTTACATCGTCTCAACGCCCGACCCGCATACCGCCTCCATTACCTTGGGCCGCATGTTTGAAGAAGAGTCTTAttctctctcatcatctcaagcCGTACCCGGATCCATTCCCGGAAACCTCTCAGAGAAGGTGCAGTCAGACAGTTACGTCTCGAGTGAGGACCGCATCCAGGCCCTAATGGCGGTGGACGATAAGGGACAGAGAGCGGCTCCACATGTTCTCCTAACAGTTGCGCTGGAGGAGGACCAGGTGCTCGATGCCGCGAGCTGCGCTCGATGGCTGAAGCAGTTTCCACTTTTGGCAAAGTACGTGAGTGTTGAGGGCGTCTATCGCAGTTACTCAACACTTCTGCTGCTGTCTGTGCCCGTCGTTTTGTGGGACTTGCTACCAGATCATCCAGCAACGCAATTTGTGGGATACGTCAAGTCCCGCAATCTCGTGCCGAGGGAGGTGATGCAGGACCGGGCAGCTACGCCAATCCCTATTACCAAACACTCGGCTCGAGACCAGGCAGTCGATCCCTTTGATTGCGTTTCTCCGCTGAAATCGACCTCGGGATTGAGCAGCCTTGATTCCGGATACGACTCGAGTATTCCGCGGCCAGCAACGCTGGCAGCATTGAGACGCACCCGGCAAACAACGGATGGCATGGTTGGTTCTCTAGCTAGCCAGGTACTAGCGGGCAGTAGACGAAACAAGCTGTCATCAACGGAACTTCTAGGCCCGGATCGACCAACCTCTGTGCCGGCCAACACAAGTTCGGGCTTGCAGCAGGGGCTCATGTCTGCCAGCCGAGGACCAAAGCGTCTGATCGTATCTGTTAGGGAAGCAGACTTTGATGACGACAAACTGGGTGTGACCTGCGTGCTTTGTTACGGGCACAATGTCCAGCGAAGCCAGCTTGTGAGGAGAGCGACGCCAAAGCCGATCTG GAACGAAGAGTTCCGCTTTGAAGTGCACAATTCACCAATGTTCTATCACATGAGGCTCTCGGTGTGGGGAGACCAGATGCTGGAGCTCATTGGTGAACTGCACATTGACCTTTGTGAGTTGGTGCTAAAAGGCCGGCTTCCGGACCTGGATGAATGGCAGAGCCTATGGCGCGATGGAAAGAAAACGGGGTCGATCCGCATAAGGTTACAATACCTAGATGTgaacgaggatgaggagcggCAGGCGGCAGAGACCAAGGCGACGGCGGCGCAACGGCAGCAACAGCGACAATGGCTGGAACGGCAACAGAGCGACGACGGGCAAGCTCGGGTGCATCAGATGGATTTTCAGGTCTGGTAA
- a CDS encoding FAD-binding FR-type domain-containing protein yields the protein MIAAASPIHIDGIVNPAAPNPAELAITEGTPSIAPSLTYSDESDDQEDEPVIPLERRRRASTRLIAQNARDIQRITGESRAEFVGRCCGGACCMGDRANVEYEDVPLPDNDAYKSLGLRLGNIPAHLTGVIEMPEKTVSFTSIPRPVSSPTDSAISLGSDAEPSSPNTKFLTPGPGYEAVDTTIQPPQFVQPHPPHHVYPAKIHNTRELTGPGAEKRTYHFDLDVTDYPPEEIFDFRVGGAIGVMAPNDEISVDEILDTLMIPRFQRDKPVLMKTTKGRWPTVWGDEKARELITTRRELLTWTTDIQSYAPTKELLRIIAEHASAANEKKILMYLCSNEGASIFSDFRGGPHVTLSQILNAFPSSHPPLDELLSVQPQLMPRFYSLSNDPTESYALRDHSQRRLIEIAVTVHDSMDWRRGCRAGVGSGFFERQAHKFMRAQAAGEKAPQVFIPMFKGLMANPLAKQFNSDGPMLLIGAGVGIAPFRGFVQRRLKQANCANKVWVLQGIRDSLVDEIYNGEWGVHEEEVKRVVQSRVGTGKYVQEEVRNQADLVWYIINNSIDGRIFVCGSSKGMGEGVEEALCDVAMEKGNLERDEAHKFWQLKKEEGRYIAETW from the coding sequence ATGATTGCCGCCGCCTCTCCCATCCACATTGACGGCATCGTCAACCCCGCCGCACCAAACCCCGCCGAGCTGGCCATCACCGAGGGCACTCCCTCAATTGCTCCCTCCCTGACCTACTCGGACGAATCCGAtgaccaagaagatgagccCGTCATCCCCCTCGAGCGCCGCCGTCGCGCATCTACACGCCTGATTGCCCAGAACGCCCGTGACATCCAGCGAATCACTGGAGAGTCGAGGGCCGAGTTTGTGGGACGCTGCTGTGGCGGCGCCTGCTGCATGGGTGACAGGGCCAACGTCGAGTATGAGGACGTTCCCCTTCCCGACAACGATGCCTACAAGTCTCTTGGACTTCGACTTGGGAACATTCCCGCTCATCTGACTGGCGTCATTGAGATGCCTGAGAAGACTGTCTCTTTCACCTCAATTCCCAGACCAGTCTCTTCTCCCACAGACTCGGCCATCTCCCTCGGCTCTGACGCTgagccctcctcccccaacACCAAGTTCCTCACCCCCGGACCTGGCTATGAGGCCGTCGACACCACAATTCAGCCTCCTCAGTTCgttcagcctcatcctcctcaccatGTCTACCCCGCCAAGATCCACAACACTCGCGAGTTGACCGGGCCTGGTGCTGAGAAGCGCACCTACCACTTCGACCTTGACGTCACTGACTACCCTCCTGAAGAGATTTTCGACTTCAGAGTCGGTGGTGCCATTGGTGTCATGGCGCCCAACGATGAGATCTCGGTCGATGAGATCCTTGACACTCTCATGATTCCTCGCTTCCAGCGAGACAAGCCCGTTCTCATGAAGACCACCAAGGGTCGCTGGCCTACCGTCTGGGGTGACGAGAAGGCTCGTGAGCTCATCACCACCCGACGTGAGCTCCTCACTTGGACCACAGACATTCAGTCATATGCCCCAACCAAGGAGCTTCTCCGTATCATTGCTGAGCACGCCTCGGCTGCCAATGAGAAGAAGATCCTCATGTACCTCTGCTCGAACGAGGGAGCTAGCATCTTCTCTGACTTCCGCGGAGGTCCCCACGTCACCCTCTCCCAGATCCTCAACGCCTTCCCCAgctctcaccctcctctGGACGAACTCCTCTCGGTCCAGCCTCAGCTCATGCCCCGATTCTACTCCCTGTCCAATGACCCCACAGAGTCATACGCCCTTCGTGACCACTCTCAGCGTCGCCTGATTGAGATTGCCGTCACTGTCCACGACTCTATGGACTGGCGGCGTGGTTGCCGTGCTGGTGTCGGCTCCGGCTTCTTTGAGCGTCAGGCTCACAAGTTTATGCGAGCCCAGGCCGCCGGTGAGAAGGCTCCCCAGGTCTTCATCCCCATGTTCAAGGGTTTGATGGCGAACCCCCTGGCCAAGCAGTTCAACTCTGACGGCCCCATGCTGCTGATCGGTGCTGGTGTTGGCATTGCTCCCTTCCGAGGCTTTGTCCAGCGTCGTCTGAAGCAGGCCAACTGCGCCAACAAGGTCTGGGTCCTCCAGGGCATCCGTGACTCTCTCGTGGACGAGATCTACAACGGCGAGTGGGGTGTCcacgaggaggaggtcaagcGCGTTGTGCAGAGCCGAGTGGGCACTGGCAAGTATGTGCAGGAGGAGGTGCGAAACCAGGCCGATCTCGTCTGgtacatcatcaacaactccATCGACGGACGCATCTTTGTTTGCGGTAGCAGCAAGGGTATGGGcgagggtgttgaggagGCCCTCTGCGACgtcgccatggagaagggTAACCTGGAGCGCGACGAGGCTCACAAGTTCTGGCAactcaagaaggaggagggcagATACATTGCCGAGACATGGTAG